The proteins below come from a single Demetria terragena DSM 11295 genomic window:
- a CDS encoding FHA domain-containing protein, with product MMSNYDSDNLDDPTTARLPKFNEAEIAPGREADRLGSADQATVDALRPGTALLIALRGPNAGARFLLDADEVSTGRHPDSDIFLDDVTVSRRHAIFRRTPSGFQVQDVGSLNGSYVNMQLVDSADLSTGDEVMVGKFRLVYHGGPAQAS from the coding sequence ATGATGTCCAACTACGACAGCGACAACTTGGACGACCCCACAACAGCAAGGCTGCCTAAGTTCAACGAGGCCGAGATCGCTCCAGGCCGTGAGGCCGACCGACTGGGTTCGGCCGACCAGGCCACCGTTGATGCGCTCCGTCCAGGCACAGCACTATTGATCGCGCTGCGCGGCCCTAATGCCGGGGCGCGGTTCTTGCTCGACGCCGACGAGGTCAGCACCGGACGTCACCCCGACAGCGACATCTTCCTCGATGACGTGACGGTCTCGCGCCGACACGCCATCTTCCGCCGCACCCCGAGTGGCTTCCAGGTGCAGGACGTGGGGTCGCTCAATGGCTCCTATGTCAACATGCAGCTCGTGGACTCCGCTGACTTGAGCACCGGTGATGAGGTCATGGTCGGCAAGTTCCGGCTGGTCTATCACGGTGGCCCTGCTCAGGCGTCGTGA
- the gcvH gene encoding glycine cleavage system protein GcvH: MSDLEYPANLRYTSDHEWIAEQGDGVVRVGVTAYAQDALGDVVFVSLPAVGDTVTAGESCGEVESTKSVSDLYAPLDGEITGVNDGLEAGPEQVNTDPYGEGWMFEMKVADSAGVSALMDSAAYQESLG; the protein is encoded by the coding sequence ATGAGCGACCTGGAATATCCCGCGAACCTGCGTTACACCAGCGACCACGAATGGATCGCGGAGCAGGGCGATGGTGTCGTCCGCGTCGGAGTGACCGCATACGCCCAAGATGCTCTTGGCGACGTGGTCTTCGTCAGCCTTCCGGCCGTAGGGGACACCGTGACCGCCGGCGAGAGTTGTGGTGAGGTCGAGTCCACCAAGTCCGTGAGTGATTTGTACGCCCCACTCGACGGTGAGATCACGGGTGTCAATGACGGCCTTGAGGCGGGACCAGAGCAGGTCAACACCGACCCCTATGGCGAAGGGTGGATGTTCGAGATGAAGGTCGCCGATTCTGCAGGTGTGAGCGCGCTCATGGACTCTGCTGCCTACCAGGAGTCCTTGGGCTGA
- a CDS encoding DUF881 domain-containing protein produces MADTESPRTTPWSRLRRMGAPRATRANVIAGVLAMMLGFAMVTQVRETRTSGLENLRQSDLVALLGSVNNQSGRLSKEVQDLTRTRDQLRSGSSGAAEKAVTQRAATLGILAGTTAATGQGITISVQDAGGTVKAPDLLDAIQELRDAGAEAIQVNDARIIASTWFGTDSEKQIVIDGKVVRAPYTIRAIGDAHTMATAMAIPGGVQESLERAGARVEVTSEKKVDVTALRPSKAPDYARPNGEG; encoded by the coding sequence ATGGCTGACACTGAGTCCCCGCGCACCACGCCCTGGTCCCGGTTACGCCGCATGGGCGCACCGCGAGCGACGCGCGCCAATGTGATCGCCGGGGTGCTCGCGATGATGTTGGGCTTCGCCATGGTGACGCAGGTGCGGGAAACGCGCACGAGCGGCTTGGAGAACCTGCGGCAGAGCGACTTGGTGGCACTACTGGGCAGCGTCAACAATCAGTCCGGGCGCCTCAGCAAGGAAGTGCAGGACCTGACGCGCACGCGCGACCAACTCAGAAGCGGTAGCAGCGGTGCCGCCGAGAAGGCCGTCACACAACGTGCCGCAACGCTGGGCATCCTGGCCGGCACCACCGCGGCCACCGGCCAAGGCATCACCATCTCCGTGCAGGACGCAGGCGGCACGGTCAAGGCGCCGGACCTGCTCGACGCCATTCAGGAGTTGCGTGACGCCGGCGCCGAAGCGATACAGGTCAACGATGCCCGGATCATCGCGAGCACGTGGTTCGGCACGGACTCCGAAAAGCAGATCGTGATCGATGGCAAGGTGGTGCGGGCGCCGTACACGATCCGGGCGATCGGTGATGCGCACACGATGGCGACGGCGATGGCCATACCTGGGGGAGTGCAAGAGAGCCTGGAGCGAGCCGGAGCGCGCGTCGAAGTCACCTCGGAGAAGAAGGTCGACGTGACCGCATTGCGGCCGTCCAAAGCCCCTGACTACGCTCGACCGAACGGTGAGGGTTAG
- a CDS encoding small basic family protein yields MIPAIGLAIGLVLGLVFEPDVPVWLQPYLPIAVVAALDAVFGAVRAVLDGIFDDKVFVVSFVSNVLVAAFIVYLGDQLGVGSQLSTGVIVVLGLRIFSNVAAIRRHLLKA; encoded by the coding sequence GTGATCCCAGCAATCGGTCTCGCCATCGGACTCGTACTCGGCCTGGTGTTTGAGCCGGACGTCCCGGTCTGGCTACAGCCCTACCTCCCGATTGCGGTGGTGGCTGCTTTGGATGCCGTGTTTGGTGCGGTGCGCGCGGTGCTCGACGGCATTTTCGACGACAAGGTGTTCGTCGTGTCGTTCGTCTCGAACGTCTTGGTGGCGGCGTTCATTGTCTACCTCGGCGATCAATTGGGCGTCGGATCACAGCTGTCGACGGGCGTCATCGTCGTGCTGGGCCTGCGCATCTTTAGCAACGTGGCAGCGATCCGACGCCACCTCTTGAAAGCCTGA
- a CDS encoding DUF881 domain-containing protein, with amino-acid sequence MALLTDLMEHPLDRSYHDRAQARLARGEERAAGHRSIVLVLACAALGLLLVVAAQTLRVPEETARGDRAQLVGQIESRQKSSSADERRISTLRKQIGGLRAAAPPGSPAAVLTAQEIAAGTVALTGPGSIITLDDSDAAEQRNGQDPRAAGTTREVLTSSDLQILVNGLWQAGAEAISINGHRLTSLSAIRFAGEAILVDFRPIARPYVITAIGAPRDLWETFKNGSGGRYLDGLKRHVDMDVRVKNQDEDVNVPASDSAAVRHARPVTTTTDATRTEEVSE; translated from the coding sequence ATGGCACTCCTGACTGACCTGATGGAGCATCCACTCGATCGGTCCTATCACGATCGTGCGCAGGCTCGACTCGCGCGCGGCGAGGAACGTGCCGCAGGGCACCGAAGCATTGTGCTCGTCCTGGCCTGCGCGGCTCTCGGATTGCTCTTGGTGGTGGCGGCACAAACCTTGCGAGTTCCGGAAGAGACCGCGCGCGGTGATCGTGCTCAATTGGTGGGCCAGATTGAGTCAAGGCAGAAATCCTCGTCTGCAGATGAACGGCGAATCTCCACACTGCGCAAGCAAATTGGTGGTCTCCGAGCCGCGGCGCCCCCGGGGTCGCCGGCTGCCGTTTTGACCGCGCAGGAGATTGCCGCTGGGACCGTGGCCCTGACCGGCCCGGGATCAATCATCACCCTCGACGACAGCGACGCCGCCGAACAGCGCAATGGACAGGACCCACGGGCCGCCGGCACGACGCGAGAAGTACTCACGTCTTCAGACCTCCAGATCCTGGTGAACGGGTTGTGGCAGGCCGGGGCGGAGGCCATCAGCATCAACGGTCACAGGCTGACGTCGCTGTCCGCGATTCGATTCGCCGGCGAGGCCATCCTGGTCGACTTCCGGCCCATAGCTCGGCCGTACGTCATCACAGCAATTGGCGCCCCGCGCGACCTGTGGGAAACCTTCAAGAACGGTTCGGGTGGCCGGTATCTAGACGGCCTGAAGCGACACGTAGATATGGATGTGCGCGTGAAGAATCAGGACGAAGACGTCAACGTCCCAGCATCCGATTCCGCAGCCGTACGTCATGCCCGCCCGGTGACAACAACCACCGACGCGACGAGGACCGAGGAGGTCTCCGAGTGA
- a CDS encoding CDP-alcohol phosphatidyltransferase family protein, whose translation MSSDERADQPRVTDAVWTIPNALSLVRLLGVPVFLWLILTEHDTAALIVLMASGITDYLDGRIARQYGLVSRVGQILDPLADRLYILSTLLGLGIREIIPWWFVGLLLLRDVAVLSLAPVVRRDKLPIPPVHFVGKAATFNLIYAFPLLLLGDGTGLLSEIALAVGWAFAWWGTALYWLAAFLYFMQIRGMVRAHRLRGRAV comes from the coding sequence ATGAGCAGCGACGAACGCGCAGATCAGCCGCGCGTCACCGACGCTGTGTGGACGATTCCCAACGCCCTGTCACTGGTACGCCTCCTTGGGGTGCCCGTGTTCCTCTGGCTGATCCTGACGGAGCACGACACAGCAGCCCTGATTGTGCTCATGGCTAGCGGTATCACGGACTATCTGGACGGCCGGATCGCGCGCCAGTACGGCTTGGTCTCTCGGGTCGGTCAAATCCTGGACCCGCTAGCCGATCGTCTCTACATTCTGTCCACCCTGCTCGGCCTGGGGATCCGCGAGATCATCCCGTGGTGGTTCGTCGGACTGCTTCTGCTGCGGGACGTGGCCGTACTCTCACTGGCACCCGTGGTCCGACGTGACAAGTTGCCGATTCCTCCCGTCCACTTTGTCGGTAAGGCCGCCACCTTCAACCTGATCTATGCCTTCCCCTTGCTTCTGCTCGGCGATGGCACGGGGCTTCTTTCCGAGATCGCTCTCGCCGTCGGGTGGGCGTTCGCCTGGTGGGGGACAGCCTTGTACTGGCTGGCAGCATTCCTCTACTTCATGCAGATTCGCGGGATGGTGCGGGCGCATCGCCTCCGAGGGCGCGCGGTGTGA
- the fdhD gene encoding formate dehydrogenase accessory sulfurtransferase FdhD, with protein sequence MGRVTTRRPVVRVRDGIASRRPDTLAVEEPLEIRLGRSPLTITMRTPGDDIDLAHGFLVSEGIIKSENDIRGARYCAGATEDGVNTYNVLEIDLDPDVDVPDLALARNFYSTSSCGVCGKASLDALRTTAAWSIADDPARVTTEQLAAFPDQMRAAQQVFDKTGGLHAAALFTAEGDLVALREDVGRHNAVDKIVGSALRAGHLPLRNHVLMVSGRTSFELAQKALMAGIPILAGVSAPSSLAVDLAHEFGLTLVGFLRGTSMNIYAGHERVTGINVT encoded by the coding sequence ATGGGCCGGGTGACGACACGGCGACCGGTGGTACGAGTGCGCGACGGCATCGCGTCTCGACGTCCCGACACTCTCGCGGTCGAAGAGCCACTCGAGATCCGGCTCGGCCGAAGCCCACTGACGATCACGATGCGTACTCCCGGTGACGACATCGATCTCGCGCATGGGTTCCTGGTCAGTGAGGGAATCATCAAGAGTGAGAACGACATTCGAGGTGCCCGCTACTGCGCAGGTGCAACCGAAGATGGCGTGAACACCTACAACGTTCTGGAGATCGACCTCGACCCTGACGTGGACGTGCCAGACCTCGCGTTGGCCCGTAACTTCTATTCGACCTCATCGTGCGGCGTCTGCGGCAAGGCCAGTTTGGATGCACTACGCACCACCGCTGCGTGGAGCATTGCTGACGACCCAGCGCGTGTGACGACCGAGCAATTGGCCGCGTTCCCGGACCAGATGCGTGCTGCGCAGCAAGTCTTTGACAAGACCGGCGGCCTCCATGCTGCTGCGCTGTTCACTGCTGAGGGAGACCTCGTCGCTCTCCGCGAAGACGTCGGTCGGCACAACGCAGTCGACAAAATCGTCGGGTCGGCGCTACGCGCCGGACACCTGCCGCTGCGCAACCACGTCCTCATGGTGAGCGGACGAACCTCATTCGAGCTCGCACAAAAGGCCTTGATGGCCGGAATCCCGATCCTGGCGGGTGTGTCTGCACCCTCGTCGCTTGCCGTCGACCTGGCTCACGAATTCGGGCTCACCCTGGTCGGATTCCTGCGCGGAACCTCGATGAACATCTACGCAGGTCACGAACGCGTCACTGGTATCAACGTCACGTGA
- a CDS encoding DUF6457 domain-containing protein, whose translation MNPLHAWLQQVQDELGCDLDLDADLILDLTRDVAHGVERAAAPLTAFLVGYAAGESGGGADAVRVATERVTALVEQASDPT comes from the coding sequence ATGAACCCTCTTCATGCGTGGCTACAGCAGGTCCAGGATGAACTCGGGTGCGATCTGGACCTCGACGCCGACCTCATCCTCGACCTCACCCGGGATGTGGCACACGGCGTCGAGCGGGCTGCCGCACCCCTGACCGCATTCCTTGTGGGCTACGCGGCGGGCGAATCAGGTGGCGGCGCGGATGCCGTGCGTGTCGCGACGGAACGGGTGACGGCTTTGGTCGAGCAGGCCTCAGATCCAACCTGA
- the mobA gene encoding molybdenum cofactor guanylyltransferase gives MTADFAALILAGGRGRRLGGADKAALRLGERTTLDRAVSATAAAREIVVLGDRLETARMVRFVRESPPFAGPAAAIVCGLGALAASCPQVVVLAVDMPWVTTATIARLLSGSDSAGDGAVLADSTGRQQLAMAIHTEALTSVAAQRSDWSGQSMRELLRPLDLRLVPAQGREGRDIDTPLDLAAFRQDGESGWI, from the coding sequence GTGACAGCCGACTTTGCGGCACTGATTCTCGCCGGCGGCCGAGGTCGACGCCTCGGCGGCGCAGACAAAGCCGCGCTGCGCCTGGGTGAGAGAACAACCCTCGATCGCGCTGTGTCTGCCACCGCTGCGGCTCGCGAGATAGTCGTTCTCGGTGATCGGCTGGAGACTGCCCGGATGGTGCGATTCGTACGGGAGTCGCCGCCTTTCGCCGGACCAGCCGCCGCAATCGTGTGCGGCCTCGGGGCCCTGGCCGCGTCCTGCCCCCAGGTCGTTGTCCTCGCCGTCGACATGCCGTGGGTGACCACGGCGACCATCGCCCGACTACTGAGCGGCTCTGATTCCGCCGGGGACGGCGCCGTCCTTGCTGACTCGACTGGCCGCCAACAGTTAGCCATGGCCATCCACACCGAGGCCTTGACCTCTGTCGCGGCCCAACGCTCGGACTGGTCGGGACAGTCGATGCGCGAACTCCTACGCCCTCTTGACCTCCGGCTCGTGCCCGCACAGGGGCGAGAAGGGCGCGACATCGACACCCCTCTGGACCTGGCCGCCTTCCGCCAGGATGGCGAATCAGGTTGGATCTGA
- the ald gene encoding alanine dehydrogenase: MKVGIPAEVKNHEYRVAITPIGVHELVDRGHQVHVQSGAGVGSQIPDEEYVAAGARILDDADDVWASADLVLKVKEPVAEEYHRLRPGLQLFTYLHLAADKPLTEQLVAQQVTGIAYETVQLPSGVLPLLYPMSEVAGCLAPQVGAHALMRAQGGRGVLLGGVGGVAQAKVVVIGAGVAGQNAANIALGMGADVTLLDTDLDKLRMSFWRYNNRIHGLASSRLAIEEQVTQADLVIGSVLIPGAAAPKLVTNDTVSRMKAGSVLVDIAVDQGGCFEDTHATTHADPTFEVHQSVFYCVANMPGAVPNTSTYALTNATLPYVVALADKGWQQACRDDAALALGLNTHAGSLTNGPVGQAVGIQAVSLETALES, translated from the coding sequence ATGAAGGTCGGCATCCCCGCGGAAGTCAAGAATCACGAATACCGCGTGGCGATCACTCCGATTGGCGTCCATGAGTTGGTTGACCGCGGGCACCAGGTTCACGTGCAGTCTGGTGCCGGTGTCGGGTCCCAAATCCCCGACGAGGAGTACGTCGCCGCAGGCGCCCGGATTCTCGATGACGCGGACGACGTGTGGGCCAGCGCCGACTTGGTCCTCAAGGTCAAGGAGCCAGTAGCCGAGGAGTATCACCGGTTGCGGCCGGGCCTGCAGTTGTTCACCTACCTCCACCTGGCGGCAGACAAGCCGCTAACTGAACAACTGGTGGCCCAACAGGTCACCGGGATCGCCTACGAAACAGTCCAACTTCCCTCGGGTGTGCTGCCGTTGCTCTACCCGATGTCCGAGGTTGCCGGGTGCCTGGCTCCGCAGGTCGGCGCGCACGCACTCATGCGCGCTCAGGGCGGCCGAGGTGTGCTCCTGGGCGGCGTCGGCGGTGTGGCACAGGCCAAGGTGGTGGTGATTGGCGCCGGTGTCGCCGGCCAGAACGCTGCCAACATTGCACTGGGCATGGGTGCTGACGTCACGCTGCTGGATACCGACCTGGACAAGCTTCGAATGTCTTTCTGGCGATACAACAACCGGATTCATGGCCTGGCGTCCTCGCGCCTAGCGATCGAGGAACAGGTAACTCAGGCTGATCTGGTGATCGGGTCCGTCCTGATTCCTGGCGCGGCCGCTCCCAAGCTCGTCACGAACGACACCGTGTCGCGCATGAAGGCTGGCTCCGTGCTGGTCGACATCGCCGTTGATCAGGGCGGCTGCTTCGAAGACACCCATGCCACGACCCATGCTGACCCCACCTTTGAGGTACACCAGTCGGTCTTCTACTGCGTTGCGAATATGCCTGGTGCTGTGCCGAATACGTCGACTTATGCACTGACTAATGCGACCCTCCCCTATGTCGTTGCACTAGCCGACAAGGGCTGGCAGCAGGCGTGCCGTGACGATGCAGCACTTGCTCTTGGACTGAATACGCACGCGGGTTCGCTGACCAACGGCCCGGTGGGTCAGGCCGTCGGCATCCAGGCGGTCTCCCTCGAGACGGCGTTGGAGAGCTAG